A stretch of the Brevundimonas sp. MF30-B genome encodes the following:
- the rpsT gene encoding 30S ribosomal protein S20, with the protein MANNPGARKAIRKIEARTEVNKARRTRVRTYLRKFQEAVTGGDIDAAKAAFITAQSELMRAVSKGVVHKNTGSRKVSRLAAQLKKLSAA; encoded by the coding sequence ATGGCCAACAACCCCGGCGCCCGCAAGGCGATCCGTAAGATCGAAGCGCGGACCGAAGTGAACAAGGCCCGCCGCACCCGCGTGCGCACCTATCTGCGCAAGTTCCAGGAAGCGGTGACCGGCGGCGACATCGACGCCGCCAAGGCCGCCTTCATCACGGCCCAGTCCGAACTGATGCGGGCCGTCTCCAAAGGCGTGGTTCACAAGAACACCGGCTCGCGCAAGGTGAGCCGTCTGGCCGCCCAGCTGAAGAAGCTTTCGGCCGCCTAA